One window from the genome of Triticum urartu cultivar G1812 unplaced genomic scaffold, Tu2.1 TuUngrouped_contig_5986, whole genome shotgun sequence encodes:
- the LOC125529972 gene encoding pentatricopeptide repeat-containing protein At1g10910, chloroplastic (The sequence of the model RefSeq protein was modified relative to this genomic sequence to represent the inferred CDS: added 43 bases not found in genome assembly), whose amino-acid sequence MEAASLPLATSRFLSPPAAAASCSRTRSLPFVRAANQALEARKVPKAQRPSPRRNAVAEVKAAPDPVAALTRLEDMLQTQDCNIILRHYGEIRRWDVLSKVFGWMQEHDMLNIASYSSYFKYLGLSRNAAKALQVYGSIQDQSTRVNVSVCNSLLGCLVKNGRSDSTFKLYDEMIRGGLSPDLFTYSTLLSGCMKLKHGYAKAMELINELNSRGLQMDSVIYGTLLAICASHNYCEEAEAYFKKLKDKGHNPNLFHYSSLLNAYSVNSYYEKAELLMKDLRSSGLTPNKVILTTLLKVYSKGGLFEKAKELLTELEASGFAQDEMAYCILIDALAKGGKIWEATMVFNEMKEKGVKSDGYAFSIMISALHRSGYREEAKNLAKEFEDQNATYDLVMLNTSLRAYCNTYDTESVMRMLKKMDELNISPDDITFNTLIRYFCKAKVYHLAYKTIVDMHTKGHQLNEELCSEVMVQLGEAGFPSEAFSVYNMMRYSKRTVCKSLHEKVLGILVPAGLLKDAYIVIKDNGESISPRSLEKFATQFMISGNINLINDVMKALNHSGWRISQETFGRAIQRYIQKPDKKQLLLCLLDWMTGQGYSVDSSSRNLVLKNAQLFGQKQLIAEILSKQQAASRITNKLID is encoded by the exons CCCCGCCAGCGGCTGCGGCGTCCTGCTCCCGCACGAGGAGCCTCCCTTTCGTCCGCGCCGCCAATCAGGCACTGGAAGCACGTAAAGTCCCCAAAGCCCAGCGGCCGTCACCCCGGCGCAACGCCGTCGCTGAGGTCAAGGCCGCCCCCGACCCCGTCGCTGCCCTAACCAG GCTCGAAGATATGTTGCAGACACAGGACTGCAACATAATCTTGCGCCACTATGGAGAAATCAGGCGATGGGATGTGCTTTCTAAG GTCTTCGGGTGGATGCAGGAGCATGACATGCTCAACATTGCGTCTTACAGCAGCTATTTCAAGTACCTGGGGTTGAGCCGTAATGCTGCGAAAGCTCTGCAAGTGTACGGTTCCATTCAGGACCAGTCGACCAGAGTCAATGTTTCTGTTTGTAATTCTCTTCTCGGGTGCTTGGTGAAGAACGGGAGATCCGACAGCACCTTCAAGCTTTATGATGAGATGATACGAGGAGGTCTATCACCTGATCTCTTCACCTACAGTACT CTGCTGTCAGGGTGCATGAAGTTGAAGCACGGGTACGCTAAGGCAATGGAGTTGATCAATGAGCTCAACTCACGCGGTCTTCAGATGGATAGTGTAATATATGGTACCCTCTTGGCAATATGTGCATCTCATAACTACTGTGAGGAAGCTGAGGCATACTTCAAGAAATTGAAGGATAAAGGCCATAATCCTAATCTGTTTCACTACAGTTCCCTGTTGAACGCGTATTCAGTAAATTCTTATTATGAAAAAGCTGAGCTGTTGATGAAAGATTTGAGGTCTTCTGGTTTAACACCAAATAAG GTTATACTGACCACTTTGTTGAAGGTATATTCTAAAGGTGGTCTGTTTGAGAAGGCTAAGGAGTTGCTAACTGAATTGGAAGCCTCAGGCTTTGCACAGGATGAG ATGGCATATTGCATATTGATTGATGCACTTGCCAAAGGAGGAAAGATATGGGAAGCAACAATGGTGTTTAATGAAATGAAAGAAAAAGGTGTCAAGTCTG ATGGCTATGCATTTAGTATCATGATTTCAGCATTACATCGAAGTGGTTATCGTGAAGAAGCAAAAAATCTTGCAAAAGAATTTGAGGATCAGAATGCCACATATGATCTTGTTATGCTTAACACATCACTTCGTGCTTACTGCAATACATATGATACGGAAAGTGTAATGagaatgctgaagaaaatggatGAGTTGAATATATCACCTGATGATATCACGTTTAATACCTTAATAAGGTACTTCTGCAAGGCAAAGGTCTATCACCTAGCATACAAGACGATTGTAGATATGCATACGAAAGGCCATCAACTGAATGAG GAGCTTTGTTCTGAGGTAATGGTGCAGCTAGGAGAAGCAGGTTTTCCTTCTGAAGCGTTTTCTGTGTATAATATGATGAGATATAGTAAGAGAACAGTTTGTAAATCTCTTCACGAGAAGGTTTTAGGCATCTTAGTTCCAGCAGGACTTCTGAAGGATGCCTATATAGTTATTAAG GACAATGGAGAGTCGATATCTCCACGCTCTTTGGAGAAATTTGCTACACAATTCATGATCTCTGGCAACATAAATTTGATTAACGATGTTATGAAAGCCCTAAACCATTCAGGATGGCGTATAAGCCAG GAAACCTTTGGTAGAGCAATTCAGCGATACATCCAGAAGCCCGATAAGAAGCAACTATTGTTATGCCTCTTGGACTGGATGACTGGTCAAGGCTATTCCGTGGACTCATCATCAAGGAACTTGGTTTTGAAAAATGCACAACTCTTTGGCCAAAAACAACTGATAGCAGAAATCCTTTCAAAGCAGCAAGCAGCTTCAAGGATAACAAATAAGCTCATTGATTAA